The DNA sequence TCACAGAAGAAGAGCTGGGTCGGCTATACGCAGCACTCACACCAAGAGTAAAAAATGCAAACCATTGGATATTGCCCTTAACTAAGTTTGCTCTTGAAACTGCCATGAGGCGGGGTGAAATCTTGGGGCTACGTTGGGAAGACATCGACCTACAGAAACGCACCGCTTTTATTCCGCTGACTAAAAATGGCATGTCTAGGCTGGTACCACTTAGCACTGCAGCCCTAGAAATACTACTAGCACTGCCAAGAAATTTAGATGGCCGAGTATTTCCAGTTACACCATTCACCCTATCTGCTGCAATTGATAGAGCGAGAATCAAAGCCAAGCTTGAGGACTTTCATTTTCATGATCTCAGACGCATGGCAATTACCAGACTGGCCGAAAAATTACCAAACTTGATTGAATTAAGTGCAGTAAGTGGGCATAAGAGCTTGGCTATGCTTAAAAGGTACTATCACCCCGACCCTGAAAAACTTGCAAAAAAACTAGGTTAATTAAATAAAAAACATGTGTACAGCTTAATTATGGCGAGATCTTAAATTTTTCAATAGAATCCAAAAATCAATCCAAGGTGTGGCTACCGACAATAGATGAACAGCCAGCATCGTCGTAGGCAGTGGGCTATACGACCGCTACAAAAAGATTGATCTCATTGATATTGGAGATCTTCTATTTCGTAGCCTGATCTCCATTTTTTAAAAATTTTGGAGTCATTAAATGAATAAGCAAGTTGTTGTAATCGCCCCTAATCTAGAGAAAATCCCAGCTTTATTAAAACAAAAGTCAAATTGGTTATGCTGGAAACGGGCAGAATTAAAGCCAAATGGCAGATACGGAAAACTTCCTACAAATGTTCATGGGAGGGTAATTAATGCCCACGATACAAAGCACCATGTATTGATTGAATCAGCATTCGATAGTTATCTTTCTGATAAGGCTTCACTTGATGGAATTGCCCTTGACCTACCTGTCGACCCTCAAATATACGGCCATACTGATGATGGACAACCTCTTTATTTAATTGGTGGGGATATCGATGAATGCATAACGTATGAGGGCAATAAACCCGTGATGAGTGATCAAGCCAGGAGTGATTTAAAAGCACTGGGCACTCCTTATTGGGAACTCTCTCCATCCGGGACTGGAATTAGATGGTTTGGCTTACATACAAAACCGCTTAAGGGTGGCAATAAAAATGGTCGAGAAATGTATTCAAGCGGGAGGTTTTTGACTGTTACCGGAAAAAGTAAGGGTGGAGAAATTAAGATACTGCCCCCAAATATTGAACTTCTTGAGCGAGAGTGGTTTGGATCTACCAAGATAAACAATACCAATGCCGATCTACTGGCGCACCCATCA is a window from the Polynucleobacter sp. HIN11 genome containing:
- a CDS encoding site-specific integrase; the protein is MATFRNRHGKWQARVQRKGQQPVSKSFQSKEDAQRWARQIEAEIDKGSYTNIALAERTLFKDVIERYIQEVTLKTRSMREDTYRLKALARHPVAKLRMTALTPIKVAEYRDERLKLVSNGAVIRELSYFSSIINHARREWGINMINPLPLVKKPASPQGRNRILTEEELGRLYAALTPRVKNANHWILPLTKFALETAMRRGEILGLRWEDIDLQKRTAFIPLTKNGMSRLVPLSTAALEILLALPRNLDGRVFPVTPFTLSAAIDRARIKAKLEDFHFHDLRRMAITRLAEKLPNLIELSAVSGHKSLAMLKRYYHPDPEKLAKKLG